The following coding sequences lie in one Streptomyces xiamenensis genomic window:
- a CDS encoding CAP domain-containing protein produces the protein MGRHRRSAHTPSPLPAPREENGHRGTHRRKSPARAGLLGASAALTVGAMAVGSGLLPGMADRFTLTDSDDLQARPGPTEDRLILGSPSSSPTLERGAAAEEREEAASRGQGRTATPEDPAPSQDEESKPQSEEPSAEPSSEAPAEEPSPSATPETAEPDPTTQAPQPTQSTPAPDPEPSPSQDAASAQADAVLRLVNEERAKAGCRPLVRDAALATLATDFSRDMAQRGYFSHTDPDGRTPWDRAQAAGIANMGGENIARGQQDAQAVMDSWMNSEGHRANILNCDFTTLGVGVHLGDGGPWWTQNFGY, from the coding sequence ATGGGTCGCCATCGCCGCTCAGCGCACACCCCATCGCCCCTTCCCGCCCCGCGCGAGGAGAACGGACACAGGGGCACGCACCGCAGAAAGAGCCCCGCCCGCGCCGGCCTGCTGGGCGCTTCCGCCGCACTCACCGTGGGGGCCATGGCCGTCGGCTCCGGACTGCTGCCCGGCATGGCGGACCGCTTCACCCTGACGGACTCGGACGATCTCCAGGCCCGCCCCGGCCCCACCGAGGACCGGCTGATTCTCGGCTCCCCCTCCTCCTCCCCCACCCTGGAGCGCGGCGCAGCCGCCGAGGAGCGCGAGGAGGCCGCCAGCCGCGGACAGGGACGCACCGCGACTCCGGAGGACCCGGCCCCGTCGCAGGACGAGGAGAGCAAGCCGCAGAGCGAGGAACCGTCCGCCGAGCCCTCCTCCGAGGCCCCCGCCGAGGAGCCCAGCCCCTCGGCGACGCCGGAGACCGCGGAGCCCGACCCGACCACGCAGGCGCCGCAGCCCACCCAGAGCACCCCCGCACCCGATCCCGAGCCCTCCCCGTCCCAGGACGCCGCCTCCGCCCAGGCCGACGCCGTGCTGCGCCTGGTGAACGAGGAACGCGCCAAGGCCGGCTGCCGGCCCCTGGTCCGCGACGCCGCGCTCGCCACCCTGGCCACCGACTTCAGCCGGGACATGGCCCAGCGCGGCTACTTCTCCCACACCGACCCCGACGGCCGCACCCCCTGGGACCGCGCCCAGGCGGCCGGCATAGCGAACATGGGCGGCGAGAACATAGCCCGCGGCCAGCAGGACGCGCAGGCCGTCATGGACTCGTGGATGAACAGCGAGGGTCACCGCGCCAACATCCTCAACTGCGACTTCACCACCCTGGGAGTCGGCGTCCACCTGGGCGACGGTGGCCCATGGTGGACACAGAACTTCGGCTACTGA
- the rnc gene encoding ribonuclease III, whose protein sequence is MSHAHRSKTQASAEVASSHAVLEGRLGYQLESALLVRALTHRSYAYENGGLPTNERLEFLGDSVLGVIVTDTLYRTYPELAEGQLAKLRAAVVNARALADVARGLDLGAFVRLGRGEEGTGGRNKASILADTLEAVIGAVYLDRGLEAADEMVHRLFDPVIERSAKLGAGLDWKTSLQELSAAEGLGVPEYVINEAGPDHEKTFTAAARVGGETYGTGTGRSKKEAEQQAAETAWREIRAAAVRRGGDGPAPGRSVA, encoded by the coding sequence ATGTCTCACGCCCATCGGTCCAAGACCCAGGCGTCGGCGGAAGTGGCCTCGTCCCACGCGGTTCTGGAAGGGCGGCTCGGCTATCAGCTGGAGTCCGCCCTTCTGGTGCGTGCGCTGACCCATCGTTCGTACGCGTACGAGAACGGCGGTCTGCCCACCAACGAGCGTCTTGAGTTCCTCGGGGACTCGGTGCTCGGGGTGATCGTCACCGACACGCTGTACCGCACCTATCCCGAACTGGCCGAGGGGCAGCTGGCCAAGCTGCGCGCGGCCGTCGTCAACGCCAGGGCGCTCGCCGATGTGGCGCGTGGCCTGGATCTGGGCGCGTTCGTACGGCTGGGGCGGGGCGAGGAGGGGACCGGTGGCCGGAACAAGGCGTCGATCCTCGCCGACACCCTGGAAGCGGTCATCGGCGCCGTCTATCTCGACCGGGGCCTGGAGGCCGCCGACGAGATGGTGCACCGGCTCTTCGACCCGGTGATCGAGCGTTCCGCGAAGCTGGGCGCCGGTCTCGACTGGAAGACCAGCCTTCAGGAGCTGAGCGCGGCCGAGGGCCTCGGCGTTCCCGAGTACGTGATCAACGAAGCCGGGCCCGATCACGAGAAGACCTTCACCGCTGCGGCCCGCGTGGGTGGCGAGACCTACGGCACCGGCACCGGCCGCAGCAAGAAGGAAGCCGAGCAGCAGGCGGCGGAGACGGCCTGGCGGGAGATCCGCGCGGCGGCGGTACGCCGCGGCGGGGACGGCCCGGCACCGGGGCGGTCCGTTGCCTGA
- the mutM gene encoding bifunctional DNA-formamidopyrimidine glycosylase/DNA-(apurinic or apyrimidinic site) lyase, with the protein MPELPEVEVVRRGLDRWVSGRVIATVETLHPRAVRRHQLGAQDFAARLTGARVAAVRRRGKYLWLPLADGELAVLAHLGMSGQLLIQPATAPDERHLRIRVTFTDPGEGELRFVDQRTFGGLSLHPVTADGLPDVIAHIARDPLDPAFDEDAFHAALRRRRTTVKRALLDQSLISGVGNIYADEALWRTRLHYERPTASLTRPRTAELVTHIREVMNEALAQGGTSFDSLYVNVNGESGYFDRSLDAYGREDEPCRRCGTPIRRRPWMNRSSYFCPRCQRRPASVV; encoded by the coding sequence TTGCCTGAGCTGCCGGAGGTCGAGGTCGTACGACGTGGCCTGGACCGCTGGGTCAGCGGCCGCGTCATCGCCACCGTCGAGACCCTGCACCCGCGCGCCGTACGCCGCCACCAGCTCGGCGCGCAGGACTTCGCCGCGCGGTTGACCGGCGCCCGGGTGGCGGCGGTGCGGCGGCGCGGCAAGTATCTGTGGCTGCCGTTGGCGGACGGCGAGCTGGCCGTACTGGCCCATCTGGGCATGAGCGGCCAGTTGCTGATCCAGCCGGCGACGGCACCGGACGAGCGGCATCTGCGGATCAGGGTGACGTTCACCGACCCGGGCGAGGGCGAGCTGCGGTTCGTCGACCAGCGCACCTTCGGAGGTCTGTCACTGCATCCGGTGACGGCGGACGGGTTGCCGGACGTGATCGCGCACATCGCCCGCGATCCGCTGGACCCCGCCTTCGACGAGGACGCCTTCCACGCGGCGCTGCGCCGCCGACGAACCACCGTGAAGCGGGCGCTGCTCGACCAGTCGCTGATCAGCGGGGTCGGCAACATCTACGCGGACGAGGCGCTGTGGCGCACCCGGCTGCACTACGAGCGGCCCACGGCCTCGCTGACCCGGCCGCGTACGGCCGAGCTGGTCACCCACATCCGTGAGGTGATGAACGAGGCGCTCGCGCAGGGCGGCACCAGCTTCGACAGCCTGTACGTGAACGTGAACGGCGAGTCGGGGTACTTCGACCGCTCGCTGGACGCGTACGGGCGCGAGGACGAGCCGTGCCGCCGCTGCGGCACGCCCATCCGGCGCCGCCCGTGGATGAACCGCTCCAGCTACTTCTGCCCCCGTTGCCAGCGCAGGCCGGCCTCGGTCGTCTGA